A DNA window from Bradyrhizobium barranii subsp. barranii contains the following coding sequences:
- a CDS encoding DUF2061 domain-containing protein, whose amino-acid sequence MLSFIFTGSVKVAGSIAGAEAITKMILYYLHERAWSVILWDQRGPTGGESSST is encoded by the coding sequence GTGCTGAGTTTCATCTTCACGGGCAGCGTAAAGGTTGCAGGCTCGATCGCCGGCGCTGAAGCGATCACGAAAATGATCCTCTACTATCTTCACGAAAGAGCCTGGTCCGTCATTCTCTGGGACCAGCGAGGTCCAACCGGTGGCGAGTCCAGCTCAACCTGA
- a CDS encoding signal transduction histidine kinase yields MSFTQFRVDDGPHTMDGLRLFALDGNERVEAFMGRKVMDVWAESVEHRGGRQSLFRDQYNALGRLNLAALQRIVSAKYQRGAAFNRQHPFVEVLCSDITESGEALDLSELVREALPPAFHRLA; encoded by the coding sequence ATGTCATTTACACAGTTTCGAGTTGATGACGGACCACACACCATGGACGGGCTACGGCTTTTTGCTCTGGATGGAAATGAACGGGTCGAGGCGTTCATGGGCCGGAAGGTGATGGACGTTTGGGCGGAGTCTGTCGAGCATCGTGGAGGACGACAAAGTCTGTTCCGCGATCAATACAATGCGCTTGGCAGGCTGAACCTTGCCGCACTTCAGCGGATTGTGAGCGCGAAATACCAGCGAGGCGCCGCATTCAACCGCCAGCATCCCTTTGTCGAGGTTCTATGCTCTGACATTACGGAAAGTGGCGAGGCTTTGGATCTAAGTGAACTCGTTCGGGAGGCGTTGCCGCCTGCGTTTCATAGACTGGCCTGA
- a CDS encoding Crp/Fnr family transcriptional regulator translates to MAKPTKEMFDPKTFLAKVGAGKTILELPKNQHVFQQGDVADTVFYIQRGKVKLTVVSEQGKEAVVAILEPGQFFGEGCMNGHPLRIATTTAMEDCVITSITKEAMMSAIRDEPKFSELFMSYLLTRNSRIEEDLIDQLFNSSERRLARLLLLLANFGKEGSPQPISVNISQETLAEMIGTTRSRVSYFMNKFRRLGLISYNGHIEVHNSLLSAVLHEKPLLRERD, encoded by the coding sequence GTGGCGAAGCCAACCAAGGAGATGTTTGACCCCAAAACGTTTCTCGCCAAAGTGGGCGCGGGGAAAACGATTCTCGAACTTCCCAAGAACCAACATGTGTTCCAGCAAGGCGACGTCGCGGACACCGTTTTTTACATTCAAAGAGGCAAAGTCAAGCTAACGGTCGTGTCTGAGCAGGGCAAGGAAGCGGTCGTCGCAATTCTGGAGCCCGGCCAGTTCTTTGGCGAAGGATGCATGAATGGTCACCCGTTACGCATCGCTACGACAACAGCGATGGAAGATTGCGTCATCACGTCGATCACCAAGGAAGCCATGATGTCGGCTATTCGTGACGAGCCGAAATTTTCAGAGCTATTCATGTCATACCTCCTGACCCGGAACAGTCGGATTGAGGAGGACCTGATCGACCAGCTATTCAATTCGAGTGAGCGGCGGCTTGCTCGGCTGCTGTTGCTGCTCGCGAATTTCGGCAAGGAAGGGAGCCCGCAGCCGATCAGCGTGAACATCAGTCAGGAAACATTGGCTGAAATGATCGGGACCACGCGATCCCGGGTCAGCTATTTCATGAACAAGTTTCGCAGGCTGGGCCTCATCAGCTATAATGGGCACATTGAGGTCCACAATTCGCTGTTGAGTGCGGTCTTGCATGAGAAGCCCCTGCTGAGAGAGCGCGACTAG
- a CDS encoding IS256 family transposase codes for MTETTNVLAFRQPSAVDDPLTDIVRAGARDLLARAIEIEVGAFLASTANLTLPDGRARLVRHGHGPVREIATGIGPVEVARPKVRDRGASGPGDRLRFSSAILPLWARRTKSLDALIPVLYLRGISTGDFQEALSALLGKDAPNLSPSVIAGLKADWQVEYERWQRRDLSARRYVYIWADGVYLQARMEDHSECMLVLIGTTPEGKKELIGFQVGVRESAQSWRELLIDLRQRGLRIAPQLAIGDGALGFWKALDEAFPGTRHQRCWCHKVSNVLDKVAKSVQGPMKNDLRNIYLAPHRAEAETAIDVFVEKYHVKYGRAVECLIKDRHALLAFFDFPAEHWIHLRSSNPIESVFATVRHRTVRTKGSLSQQTAKLMVFKLIDAASKTWRRLKSTNQLPKVIAGVKFIDGIEVIPNTESHAA; via the coding sequence ATGACCGAGACTACCAATGTTCTTGCTTTCCGTCAGCCGTCCGCGGTTGATGATCCACTGACCGATATCGTTCGTGCCGGCGCGCGGGACCTGCTTGCCAGGGCGATCGAGATCGAGGTTGGCGCGTTTCTGGCCAGCACGGCCAATCTGACGCTGCCCGACGGTCGAGCGCGCCTGGTCCGACATGGGCACGGTCCGGTGCGCGAGATTGCGACCGGCATCGGTCCGGTGGAGGTCGCTCGTCCCAAGGTCCGCGACCGCGGAGCGAGCGGGCCAGGCGACCGCCTCCGCTTCAGTTCGGCAATCCTGCCGCTATGGGCGCGGCGGACGAAGAGCCTGGATGCCTTGATCCCGGTCCTCTATTTGCGCGGCATCTCGACCGGCGACTTCCAGGAGGCGCTCTCGGCGCTGCTCGGCAAGGATGCGCCGAACCTGTCGCCTTCGGTGATCGCCGGCCTGAAGGCCGATTGGCAGGTCGAGTACGAACGCTGGCAGAGACGCGATCTGTCGGCGCGTCGCTATGTCTACATCTGGGCCGATGGCGTGTACCTGCAGGCCCGCATGGAAGATCACAGCGAATGCATGCTGGTGCTGATTGGCACCACGCCGGAAGGCAAGAAGGAGCTGATCGGCTTCCAGGTCGGCGTGCGCGAGAGCGCGCAGAGCTGGCGCGAACTCCTGATCGACCTGCGGCAACGCGGGTTACGGATTGCCCCGCAACTCGCCATCGGCGACGGCGCCCTCGGCTTCTGGAAGGCACTGGACGAGGCCTTTCCCGGCACGCGGCACCAACGATGCTGGTGCCATAAAGTGAGCAACGTACTCGACAAGGTCGCCAAATCCGTGCAGGGCCCCATGAAGAACGACCTGCGGAACATCTATCTGGCCCCACACCGGGCCGAAGCTGAAACCGCGATCGACGTCTTCGTCGAGAAATACCACGTCAAATACGGACGTGCGGTGGAGTGCCTGATCAAGGATCGCCATGCGCTGCTCGCCTTCTTCGACTTCCCTGCTGAGCACTGGATCCACCTACGCAGCTCGAACCCGATCGAGAGCGTCTTCGCCACGGTGCGCCACCGAACGGTGCGGACCAAGGGATCGCTGTCGCAACAAACTGCGAAGCTGATGGTGTTCAAGCTCATCGACGCCGCATCGAAGACCTGGCGGCGATTGAAGAGCACGAACCAGTTGCCGAAAGTCATCGCCGGTGTAAAGTTCATCGACGGAATCGAAGTCATTCCGAACACTGAAAGCCACGCCGCCTGA